The following DNA comes from Quercus robur chromosome 1, dhQueRobu3.1, whole genome shotgun sequence.
CAGCCCTCATATTCCTTAGCTGCCACTGCTTATACACCTCTGGCCTTACAACCCTCTCTGCCCCTTCACATGCTATTACATTCAAAACCTCCTTTCCATATATTTCTTGTTCAAACACCATCCTTTCCTGGTCTTCACGGGATGCATTGGCATCAAACATATCAAACGCTGCAGAGTAGTTGTACAGTACCTCCCGGAACCTTGAAGTGAAAAATGGTGCACTATAGGCCCCATTAACAACCCCATGGATAATTAAATCAGGGTTAATCCTcttaatcaaattcaaaacagtGTCTCGAGGACTACTTTCCACCACTTTCTCATCAAATAAGTACCTAAACCGGTATAAAGAGTTCACCTCATCTTTGTTAATCTTGAGGTCATCGACTTGGATAGTTTCCCGTTTCTGTGCTATGGCATTGTACTCAAAAGGGACTTTAAATCTCTCACAATAAATTGCTAAGCGCCAGCCTGTTTCTTCGACCATTGATGCTAGCTGGAATCCATGTTGAGGAATGTCTATTCCTGTAATGCGTAGCACAGGAGGCCCACCGGCTCTTTTTGAGAGGCGCTGGATAAGGCCAGGCCATTGAAAACCATACAGAATACCAAAATGAATGATGTGAAGTCTAGTAGATTTCTCTGCAATGTCCATAATCATTTGTGTTGTAAAGAAATTTATGATCTTCATGTAAGGGCAGGCTGAAAGAAACAAGCTGTAAGCTTTTAACATAAGAATAGAGGACGTTTTCTTTGCAGCCAGTGCTGCATATAGCTCACTTCCAGTGCCAGCCAAGCGTGCCTCAAGTGCATTAGCAAAGCAATGGGCCAGCATTTGAGACCCATCACCAAAAGGAGAAGCGTGCAGCCTAATCTGCAATAGCACCTCATTTGCACCCTTGAGATCGTTGTTTCCCACTGCTGCACAGTGCATAAGGAAAGTCCTGAGATCAACCAAAGCCTTTTTATTAACCCGTTTTGTCCGGCGTGTTGCTTTgcaaatccaaaaatatattgacccattgtgatgaattaaccaattaattaatcaagttaattaattaattcaattaccatGCAATAAACAtgataacacaaacaaattaccaagttaaaatgcagcggaaaataaattgatacggtgatttgtttataaatggggaaagcctacatggcaaaaaccccgctgggtgattttaaggtcaccactcctgagaattcactattatcacaacaagtg
Coding sequences within:
- the LOC126699585 gene encoding scarecrow-like protein 14 — its product is MDSVIQYLILLLAFEARLGGLVESPSPSPKAFKEEDDDGDSDDDDDDDDDEDEDASLPTTRRTKRVNKKALVDLRTFLMHCAAVGNNDLKGANEVLLQIRLHASPFGDGSQMLAHCFANALEARLAGTGSELYAALAAKKTSSILMLKAYSLFLSACPYMKIINFFTTQMIMDIAEKSTRLHIIHFGILYGFQWPGLIQRLSKRAGGPPVLRITGIDIPQHGFQLASMVEETGWRLAIYCERFKVPFEYNAIAQKRETIQVDDLKINKDEVNSLYRFRYLFDEKVVESSPRDTVLNLIKRINPDLIIHGVVNGAYSAPFFTSRFREVLYNYSAAFDMFDANASREDQERMVFEQEIYGKEVLNVIACEGAERVVRPEVYKQWQLRNMRAGLRQLPLNQEIVNKMKDQVKLCYHKDFLVDEDSQWLVQGWTGRILCALSCWKVA